The Vibrio splendidus genome has a window encoding:
- a CDS encoding substrate-binding domain-containing protein has product MATMKDIARVAKVSTSTVSHVMNKSRFVSEEIAERVNSAAKELNYAPSALARSLKMKQTKTLGMLVTTSTNPFFGEVVKGVERRCYEKGYNLILCNTEGDSERMKSSIDTLLQKRVDGLMLMCSTLEGQHIDVFERYPELPVVVMDWGPMLFASDKIQDNSHQGGYMATKHLIDNGHSDIGCITGPLHRNQASSRYQGYKQAMEEANLEINPKWIVESNFECDGGFDSYQTLKARGQMPSALFVSNDMMAMGVIHAAAQDGTLIPNDLSIIGYDDIHLSKYMTPALSTIHQPKHRLGKAAVDTLLSRLQTPDAYPQVVELEPTLVERSSVKAI; this is encoded by the coding sequence ATGGCAACAATGAAAGACATCGCTCGGGTTGCAAAAGTTTCAACGTCTACCGTGAGCCATGTGATGAACAAATCACGTTTTGTCAGTGAAGAGATTGCTGAGCGTGTTAACAGTGCGGCCAAAGAACTCAACTACGCGCCGTCTGCATTGGCTCGCAGCTTAAAAATGAAGCAAACCAAAACCTTGGGCATGCTGGTTACCACCTCTACCAACCCATTCTTTGGTGAGGTAGTAAAAGGTGTTGAGCGTCGTTGCTACGAGAAAGGTTACAACCTTATCTTGTGTAACACCGAAGGCGACAGCGAACGCATGAAATCCTCTATCGATACCTTGCTACAAAAGCGCGTCGATGGCTTGATGCTGATGTGTTCAACGCTTGAAGGTCAACATATCGATGTGTTCGAGCGCTACCCAGAGTTACCTGTCGTGGTAATGGACTGGGGTCCAATGCTGTTCGCAAGTGATAAAATCCAAGACAACTCGCATCAAGGTGGCTACATGGCAACCAAACACCTGATCGATAATGGTCACTCGGATATTGGCTGTATTACTGGCCCACTACATCGCAACCAAGCCTCTTCTCGTTATCAAGGCTATAAACAAGCAATGGAAGAAGCGAATTTAGAGATCAACCCTAAGTGGATTGTTGAATCAAACTTCGAATGTGATGGTGGCTTTGATTCTTACCAAACATTAAAAGCCCGTGGTCAAATGCCTTCGGCCTTGTTCGTTAGTAACGACATGATGGCGATGGGTGTGATTCATGCGGCAGCTCAAGATGGCACATTGATTCCAAATGACCTGTCTATCATTGGCTACGATGACATCCACTTATCTAAGTACATGACACCCGCTTTAAGCACAATCCACCAGCCAAAGCACCGTTTAGGTAAAGCGGCGGTCGATACCCTGTTAAGCCGACTACAAACGCCAGACGCCTACCCGCAAGTCGTTGAACTAGAACCGACTCTTGTAGAGCGAAGCAGCGTAAAAGCGATTTAG
- the rbsK gene encoding ribokinase yields MTQLIVLGSVNADHVLQVPSFPRPGETLIGGNYQVIPGGKGANQAVAAARLNADIGFIACVGDDPFGINIRQDFAKDGINIDGVIVAENTPTGIAMIQVSATGENSICLSAEANNKLTCDQIEPYLEKIRGAKYLLTQLETPIEGIEYAAKVAKESGTQVILNPAPARPLSDSLLACVDVITPNETEAEVLTGITVTDNASAHQAALALHAKGIETVMITLGAKGVWVSHRGQGNEASEGELIAGFRVEATDTTAAGDTFNGALVTGLLEDMPLERAIKFAHAAAAISVTRFGAQTSIPSRAETDAFLAEQLSA; encoded by the coding sequence ATGACTCAACTGATTGTTTTAGGTAGCGTTAACGCTGACCACGTACTGCAAGTTCCTTCGTTCCCTCGTCCGGGTGAAACCTTGATTGGCGGTAACTATCAGGTCATCCCTGGCGGAAAAGGCGCAAACCAAGCCGTAGCAGCAGCAAGATTAAACGCAGACATTGGCTTTATCGCCTGTGTTGGTGACGACCCATTTGGCATCAATATCCGTCAAGACTTTGCCAAAGATGGCATCAACATCGACGGTGTGATCGTTGCAGAAAACACACCGACGGGCATCGCGATGATCCAAGTATCAGCAACGGGCGAAAACAGCATTTGTCTTTCTGCGGAAGCCAACAACAAGCTGACTTGCGACCAAATCGAACCGTATCTAGAGAAGATTCGCGGCGCTAAATACCTACTGACTCAGCTTGAAACGCCAATTGAAGGCATTGAATACGCAGCAAAAGTAGCAAAAGAGAGCGGCACGCAAGTGATTCTTAACCCGGCACCTGCTCGTCCATTATCGGATTCACTGCTTGCTTGTGTTGATGTGATCACACCCAACGAAACCGAAGCAGAAGTGCTGACGGGCATTACCGTGACGGACAACGCATCTGCTCATCAGGCAGCTTTGGCTCTGCATGCTAAAGGCATCGAAACGGTAATGATCACGCTAGGCGCGAAAGGCGTGTGGGTGAGTCATCGTGGTCAAGGTAATGAAGCTAGCGAAGGTGAATTAATCGCAGGCTTCCGCGTTGAAGCAACGGATACAACCGCCGCTGGTGATACTTTCAATGGCGCATTAGTCACAGGCTTGCTTGAAGACATGCCATTAGAACGCGCGATTAAGTTTGCTCACGCTGCCGCTGCCATTTCAGTGACTCGCTTTGGCGCTCAAACGTCGATTCCAAGCCGTGCTGAAACCGATGCGTTTTTGGCAGAGCAACTGTCTGCTTAG
- the rbsB gene encoding ribose ABC transporter substrate-binding protein RbsB has product MKKLATLISAALLSTTVSVSAQAQDTMAIVLSTLNNPFFVTMKDGAEAKAEELGYKLIVLDSQNDPSKELSNIEDLTIRGVKAILINPTDSDAVSNAIRIANRSNIPVLTLDRGASRGDVVSHIASDNVIGGEMAGHFIMEKVGEKAKVIQLEGIAGTSAARERGEGFMNAVNGSDLELLASQPADFDRTKGLNVMENLLAANPDVQAVFAQNDEMALGALRAVQASGKDVMIVGFDGTEDGIAAVNRGLLGATVAQQPDLIGSLGVEMADKVLKGETVDEYVPVPLKIIAK; this is encoded by the coding sequence ATGAAAAAATTAGCGACTCTTATTTCTGCTGCTCTTCTTTCTACAACGGTATCTGTGTCTGCACAGGCGCAAGATACAATGGCAATCGTTCTGTCTACATTGAACAACCCATTCTTCGTAACCATGAAAGATGGCGCAGAAGCGAAAGCTGAAGAGCTAGGCTACAAGCTTATCGTTCTTGATTCTCAAAACGACCCAAGCAAAGAGCTTTCGAACATTGAAGATCTAACCATTCGTGGTGTTAAGGCAATCCTGATTAACCCTACAGATTCAGATGCAGTATCTAACGCTATTCGTATTGCTAACCGTTCAAACATCCCTGTACTAACGCTAGACCGTGGCGCGAGCCGTGGTGACGTAGTGAGCCACATTGCTTCTGATAACGTAATCGGCGGCGAAATGGCAGGTCACTTCATCATGGAAAAAGTAGGCGAGAAAGCAAAAGTAATACAACTTGAAGGTATTGCTGGTACTTCTGCTGCTCGTGAACGTGGTGAAGGCTTCATGAACGCAGTAAACGGCAGCGACCTTGAGCTTCTTGCAAGCCAACCTGCTGATTTCGACCGTACTAAAGGTCTGAACGTAATGGAAAACTTGCTTGCAGCTAACCCAGACGTACAAGCGGTATTCGCTCAAAACGATGAAATGGCACTAGGTGCACTTCGCGCAGTTCAAGCTTCAGGTAAAGACGTAATGATCGTTGGCTTTGATGGCACTGAAGACGGCATCGCTGCTGTTAACCGTGGCCTACTTGGCGCAACGGTTGCACAACAACCTGACCTAATAGGTTCTTTAGGTGTTGAAATGGCAGACAAAGTACTGAAAGGTGAAACAGTAGACGAGTACGTACCAGTACCTCTAAAAATCATCGCTAAGTAA
- the rbsC gene encoding ribose ABC transporter permease: MSTKTMSKTTEAPKKKPLISKEWLIDQKSLIALIFLIVVVSFLNPNFFTVDNILNILRQTSINAIIAVGMTLVILTAGIDLSVGSVLALCGAFAASMIGMEIPVMIAVPTALVAGAALGAISGVIIAKGKVQAFIATLVTMTLLRGVTMVYTDGRPISTGFTDTADAFAWFGTGYAMGIPVPVWIMAVVFAAVWYLLNHTRFGRYVYALGGNESATRLSGIDVDKVKIGVYAICGLLAAVAGIIVASRLSSAQPTAGMGYELDAIAAVVLGGTSLAGGRGRIMGTLIGALIIGFLNNALNLLDVSSYYQMIAKAVVILLAVLVDNKNK; the protein is encoded by the coding sequence ATGAGTACTAAAACCATGAGCAAAACAACTGAAGCTCCAAAGAAAAAGCCGTTAATCAGCAAAGAGTGGCTGATTGATCAAAAGTCATTGATTGCTTTGATCTTCCTGATTGTTGTCGTTTCTTTCTTAAACCCAAACTTTTTCACCGTCGATAACATCCTCAATATCCTGCGCCAAACTTCGATTAACGCCATTATCGCAGTAGGTATGACACTGGTTATCTTAACCGCGGGTATCGACTTGAGTGTTGGTTCTGTACTTGCACTTTGTGGTGCTTTCGCAGCCAGCATGATTGGCATGGAAATCCCAGTGATGATCGCAGTGCCAACCGCTCTAGTAGCAGGCGCAGCATTGGGTGCGATCAGTGGCGTGATTATCGCCAAGGGTAAGGTTCAAGCCTTCATTGCAACGCTTGTAACAATGACTCTATTGCGCGGCGTAACCATGGTTTACACAGATGGTCGTCCTATCTCGACTGGCTTTACTGACACAGCAGACGCGTTCGCTTGGTTCGGTACAGGCTACGCAATGGGCATCCCAGTTCCAGTATGGATCATGGCCGTGGTATTCGCTGCAGTATGGTACCTACTTAACCACACACGTTTTGGTCGCTACGTTTACGCACTGGGTGGCAACGAATCAGCAACTCGCCTGTCTGGCATCGACGTAGACAAAGTAAAAATCGGCGTTTACGCAATCTGTGGTCTGTTAGCAGCGGTTGCAGGCATCATCGTGGCATCTCGTTTGTCATCAGCTCAGCCTACCGCAGGTATGGGTTATGAGCTAGACGCCATCGCCGCAGTAGTATTGGGTGGAACAAGCTTAGCCGGCGGTCGTGGCCGCATCATGGGCACATTGATTGGTGCTCTGATTATCGGCTTCCTAAACAACGCCCTAAACCTATTAGACGTATCTTCTTACTACCAGATGATTGCAAAAGCAGTGGTTATTCTTCTGGCGGTATTGGTCGACAACAAAAACAAATAA
- the rbsA gene encoding ribose ABC transporter ATP-binding protein RbsA, with the protein MTQAILELSSIEKAFPGVKALDKASLNVYPGRVMALMGENGAGKSTLMKVLTGIYHLDSGTIAYQGKPAAFKGPRDSQQAGISIIHQELNLIPELTIAENIFLGREITGTMGRILWNEMYQEADKLLKRLNVKHSSKTPLGQLSLGEQQMVEIAKALSFESKVIIMDEPTDALTDTETESLFKVINELRSEGCGIVYISHRLKEIFEICDDITVLRDGKFIGQCEVKDTDEDGLIEMMVGRKLDEQYPRIGQSHGETCLEVIGLTGSGVHDVSFTLKRGEILGVSGLMGAGRTELMKVIYGALPSERGVINLENKTINPVSPKDGLANGIAYISEDRKGDGLVLGLSVKENMSLCALDLLTKKGQIQHKDEVIAVDDFIKLFNIKTPTREQIIGNLSGGNQQKVAIAKGLMTKPKVLILDEPTRGVDVGAKKEIYQLINKFKADGMSIILVSSEMPEVLGMSDRIMVMHEGRVSGEFDAKEANQELLLACAVGKKINEDAA; encoded by the coding sequence ATGACTCAAGCCATTTTAGAACTTAGCTCAATTGAGAAAGCCTTCCCTGGTGTGAAAGCACTGGATAAGGCAAGCCTCAACGTTTATCCAGGACGCGTAATGGCGTTAATGGGTGAAAACGGTGCAGGTAAATCCACGCTTATGAAAGTGCTTACGGGTATCTACCACTTGGACAGCGGCACTATCGCTTACCAAGGAAAACCAGCTGCATTTAAAGGACCGCGTGACTCTCAACAAGCAGGCATTAGTATCATTCACCAAGAACTGAACCTAATTCCTGAGTTAACCATCGCCGAGAACATCTTCTTAGGTCGTGAAATCACGGGAACCATGGGTCGCATCTTGTGGAACGAGATGTACCAAGAAGCCGACAAGCTACTTAAACGCCTTAACGTGAAACACAGTTCAAAAACACCTTTAGGTCAGTTGAGCCTTGGTGAGCAACAAATGGTAGAGATCGCAAAAGCCCTATCGTTTGAATCTAAGGTCATCATCATGGATGAACCAACCGATGCGCTCACTGATACCGAAACTGAGTCGCTATTTAAGGTGATTAACGAGCTACGTTCTGAAGGCTGCGGCATTGTTTACATCTCTCACCGTTTGAAAGAGATCTTCGAAATTTGCGATGACATCACCGTGCTTCGTGACGGTAAGTTTATTGGTCAGTGTGAAGTAAAAGACACCGACGAAGATGGCCTAATCGAAATGATGGTTGGCCGTAAGTTGGACGAGCAATATCCACGTATCGGCCAGAGCCACGGTGAAACCTGTCTTGAAGTGATTGGCCTAACGGGTTCTGGTGTCCATGACGTGAGCTTTACTCTGAAGCGCGGCGAAATCCTGGGTGTATCTGGTCTTATGGGTGCTGGCCGAACTGAACTGATGAAAGTGATTTACGGTGCCCTTCCAAGTGAGCGCGGCGTCATCAACCTAGAAAACAAAACCATCAACCCTGTAAGCCCGAAAGATGGCTTGGCCAATGGCATTGCTTACATCTCTGAAGACCGTAAAGGCGATGGCCTTGTGCTAGGACTTTCAGTGAAAGAAAACATGTCGTTATGTGCACTGGATCTGCTGACTAAGAAAGGTCAAATCCAACATAAAGATGAAGTGATTGCAGTTGATGACTTCATCAAGCTGTTCAACATCAAAACCCCGACTCGCGAACAAATAATTGGCAACCTTTCTGGCGGTAATCAACAGAAAGTCGCAATTGCTAAAGGCTTGATGACCAAACCAAAAGTACTGATTCTTGATGAACCCACTCGTGGTGTCGATGTCGGTGCGAAGAAAGAGATTTACCAACTCATTAATAAATTTAAAGCCGACGGCATGAGCATCATTTTGGTCTCGTCTGAAATGCCAGAAGTGTTAGGAATGAGTGACCGCATCATGGTGATGCATGAAGGCCGTGTAAGCGGTGAATTTGATGCTAAAGAAGCAAACCAAGAATTATTACTGGCGTGTGCGGTCGGTAAAAAGATCAACGAGGACGCAGCATGA
- the rbsD gene encoding D-ribose pyranase: MKKSTLINSELSYLVATLGHTDEITICDAGLPIPDHVTRIDLALTHGVPSFQQTVKTMLDESQIEGVVIAEEFAKVSPDHHAALIDLIKTEEARCGKPLSITYITHEEFKERTHESRAVIRTGECTPYANVIFQAGVTF, encoded by the coding sequence ATGAAAAAAAGTACCCTAATAAACTCTGAGCTCTCTTACCTAGTGGCGACTCTTGGCCATACAGATGAAATCACGATTTGTGATGCAGGGTTGCCGATTCCGGATCATGTGACTCGCATAGACCTTGCTTTGACTCACGGTGTTCCAAGTTTTCAGCAGACAGTAAAAACCATGCTGGATGAATCTCAAATTGAAGGCGTTGTCATCGCAGAAGAGTTTGCGAAAGTAAGCCCAGACCATCACGCTGCGCTGATTGATTTGATCAAGACAGAAGAAGCGCGTTGCGGCAAACCGCTTTCGATTACTTACATCACTCATGAAGAATTCAAAGAGCGTACGCATGAAAGCCGCGCGGTGATTCGCACTGGTGAGTGCACACCATACGCAAATGTTATTTTCCAAGCTGGCGTAACGTTTTAG
- a CDS encoding winged helix-turn-helix domain-containing protein: MNNEIHFGDLTLNVDTRNITNKQGNKIYLRHHLFSVLCLLSKSAGQPIPRKDIVNACWGNETVPTQALTNVIYCLRNVFVRLRASNIKIVTIPRYGYTLFVIPNTNEAGYVAIETPLKTSPIESVQNVPVNKL; the protein is encoded by the coding sequence ATGAATAACGAAATCCACTTTGGCGACCTAACTCTTAATGTAGATACTCGAAACATCACGAACAAACAGGGGAACAAGATCTATTTACGTCACCACTTGTTTTCCGTGCTTTGTCTACTGTCGAAAAGCGCCGGACAACCCATCCCTAGAAAAGACATCGTGAACGCATGTTGGGGAAACGAAACGGTGCCGACACAAGCACTAACCAATGTCATTTATTGCTTAAGGAATGTTTTTGTTCGCTTGAGAGCATCTAACATCAAAATTGTTACGATTCCTCGATATGGCTATACGTTGTTCGTCATACCCAATACCAATGAAGCTGGATATGTAGCAATAGAAACACCCCTTAAAACCTCCCCTATAGAATCTGTTCAAAATGTTCCGGTGAATAAACTTTAG
- a CDS encoding porin family protein, producing MNKKFLLSIAMMSVFSANNVMAADSGFYLGGAIGTSGVDDGGMFDSVNVPVSFEAEDNTYRLIAGYKFNRIVAIEAQYTDFGDVVAKSPGRNDGFTWTPQIFSVTANLGYTFDNGVRPFGTIGLSTIDLDMKLADGSRPSESGFDDTGDGIRMGVGVEYTPPTMSSLSFRLAYEADAFDIEDNDNGHKTEETVVLDSFYLGAMYTF from the coding sequence ATGAACAAAAAATTTCTTCTAAGCATCGCAATGATGTCAGTATTTTCAGCAAACAACGTAATGGCAGCGGACAGCGGTTTCTACCTAGGTGGTGCAATCGGTACGTCTGGTGTGGATGACGGTGGCATGTTTGATTCTGTAAATGTACCCGTTAGCTTTGAAGCAGAAGACAACACATATCGTTTGATTGCAGGTTACAAATTTAATCGCATCGTTGCGATTGAAGCGCAATACACGGACTTTGGTGATGTTGTTGCTAAATCACCAGGTCGTAATGATGGTTTCACTTGGACACCTCAAATCTTTTCAGTAACGGCTAATCTTGGTTACACGTTTGATAATGGCGTTCGTCCGTTTGGTACTATCGGTTTATCGACTATTGATCTAGACATGAAGCTTGCAGACGGCTCTCGCCCTTCAGAAAGTGGTTTTGATGATACGGGAGACGGCATCCGTATGGGTGTTGGTGTTGAATACACACCACCTACAATGTCTTCGTTGAGCTTTCGCCTAGCGTACGAAGCCGATGCTTTTGACATCGAAGATAACGACAACGGACACAAGACAGAAGAAACCGTTGTTCTGGACTCTTTTTACTTAGGCGCAATGTACACATTCTAA